TCTGCGCCTGGACCGCAAGATCCCGCTCCCGCAGCTGTCCATCTCCGGCTACTGGCGGCTCGGCCAGAACGACGACGCCTGGCGCTCGGTCAAGCGCGAGTGGAACGAACAGGTGGAGCGCGAGCAGGAGAACGCCGCATAGCACCCGCCCACACATGCACCTACGTTCGCCCCGGTCCCCGACCGGGGCGTACGCGTTCCCGGGCGCAGTCGCTCCCGGGCGCCGGCTCACTCACCGGCGGCCCGCACCACCGCCCCGCCACCCGCGCCCGGCGCGTCGCCGTCCGCACCCGGCCCGTCACCGTCGCTCTCGTACACACGGGCGGACGCGTCCTCGTGCGCGATCCGTCGCAGTGCGCTGAACATCGCCTCTCCCAGTACCGTGCCGACGACCACGCTCTCCACCAGGTCCTCGCGCGCCACCCGCCGCCCCACATAGTCGAGGTCGGCCCGCGCGATCGGTTCGACGGCCGCCGCATAGTCGTCGAGCAGTTCGAGATACGCGCCGTGCCCGGCCCGCCGCAGCGCGACGATCACCCCGGCCAGGCGCTCACCGGCCACCCCGTGCGCCTCGGCCCGCCAGCCGCGCCGCTCCAGCAGCTCCGCCACCTCCTCGCGGGCGTCGTCCAACTCGGGCCCCGCCTCGCTCCGGTGGGGCGAGGCGAGACGCTCCGTCGTGACGCCCAGCACCTTGTGCACCGGCTGTTCCGGGTCCTCGACCGCCAAGAGCACATCGCCGATGGCCGCGAGCGAGAGCCCGCCGACTTCGAGCAGGGCGCGGATCAGCCGCAGCCTGCGCTCATGGCCGGAGTCGTAACTCGCCTGGTTCGGACTGGTCAACTGCCCTGCGGCCAGCAGCCCTTCACGTACATAGAACTTGATCGTCGGTACCGGAACCCCGGACCTGCGGCTCAACTCACCAATGCGCACCGCGTGTTCACCCTTCCGTGCTTGCCAACCCCCGACCCCATCATAGATAGTTCCACTATCGGATAGTGGAGAGTTCCGCTATCCATAACCAAGGGGTTCTCATGTCGTCATGGCGTTCCTGGCACCGTCCATTAGGTGCCTGGCACCGTCCACTGGTCCTCTTCGCGGCCGCGATGGCCGTCCTGGCGGTCGTCTCCGCAGTGGGACTGGTGGTCGACGACCGGGAGCTGGTGGGCGCGCCGATCTGGTTCAAGCCGTTCAAGTTCTCGGTCTCACTCGTCGTGTACGCACTCGCGCTGGCCTGGATGCTGACGCTGGTCACCCGCGGCCGGCGGGTCGGCTGGTGGGCCGGGACGGTGGTCACGCTGTCCGGCCTGGGCGAGATGGTGATCATCACCGGTCAGGTGATCCGCGGGAAGCGCAGCCACTTCAACCACGCCACCCCGTTCGACGAGGCGCTGTTCGCCGCGATGGGCATCACCATCGTCGTGCTCTGGGCCGGCACGCTGGTCATAGCCGTCCTGCTGCTGCGGGCCCGGATAGCCGACCGCGCAGCGGCGTTGGCGATCCGCTCAGGTGTGCTGACAGCCCTGGCGGGTGCCGGACTCGGCTTTCTGATGACACAGCCCACGCCCGAGCAGCGGGCGGCCGGGAACCTGGACACCGCCGATGTGGTCGGCGCCCACTCCGTCGGCGTACCGGACGGGGGCCCGTCGATGCCGCTCACCGGCTGGTCGACGACGGGCGGCGATCTGCGCGTACCGCACTTCGTCGGCATGCACGCGCTCCAGTTGCTGCCGCTCTTCCTGCTCGCGCTGGTCGCCCTG
This sequence is a window from Streptomyces sp. NBC_01217. Protein-coding genes within it:
- a CDS encoding MerR family transcriptional regulator, with the protein product MRIGELSRRSGVPVPTIKFYVREGLLAAGQLTSPNQASYDSGHERRLRLIRALLEVGGLSLAAIGDVLLAVEDPEQPVHKVLGVTTERLASPHRSEAGPELDDAREEVAELLERRGWRAEAHGVAGERLAGVIVALRRAGHGAYLELLDDYAAAVEPIARADLDYVGRRVAREDLVESVVVGTVLGEAMFSALRRIAHEDASARVYESDGDGPGADGDAPGAGGGAVVRAAGE